The genomic DNA CCCGTCCGGCCACGAGAGGGCTAGGACCGCTGACGAAGGCGGGCACACGCGGGTTGCTGGTGCATTCAGGGCTGGCACTCACGCCGGAGGGGCTGCCGCTGGGGATCGTGCACCAGCAGGTATGGGCGCGCGAGGAAGAGGAGCGGAAACGGCACACGCGGCGCAAGCGGCTGGTGGAGGAGAAAGAGAGTTTCCGGTGGCTGGAGATGGTGGACGCAGTCGAGTCGCTGCTGCCGAAGGATCTGGAGGTGTGGGTGGCGGGCGACCGCGAGGCGGACCTGTTCGAGCTGTTCGCGATGCAGCGGCGCGAGGGGCTGCAACTGGTTGTCCGCGCGGCGCACGACCGGAAGGTGAAGAGCGAGGAGGCGCAGTACCTTCTCGAAGCGGTAGAGCGCGCAGCGGTGCTGGGCGAGATGGATGTCGCAGTACCGCGCTCGCGCAAGCGGCAGGCGCGTACGGCCACGCTCCGGGTGCAGGCGTGCACGCTGAAGCTGGAGCCGCCTCGCAACCACCTGGGGCGGAAAGACCTTTCGCCCGTTCGGGTGAGCGTGGTGAGGGTGCGCGAAACGGGGACCACGCCCCAGGGCGAGGAGCCGGTCGAGTGGATGATCATCACCACGGTGCCGGTCAACACCCTCGCACGTGCGAGGGAAATCGTCGAGGCGTACGCGCAGCGGTGGAAGGTCGAGCGCTATCACTACGTGCTCAAGAGCGGCTGCCGGATCGAAGAGCTTCAGTTGGAGAGCGCGGACGGGATCGAACGGGCGCTGGCGATCTACACGATCGTCGCGTGGCGGCTGCTGTACATGGCCTACGTCGCGCGGATCGCACCGGAGCTGCCCTGCACCGCGGTGCTGGAAGAAGATGAGTGGCAGGCGCTCTTCGTGGTCGGCTCCAGGCGGCTCAAGCCCCTGCCCGAGACGGTGCCCACGGTTCGCGAGGCCGTGCGCATGATCGCCAT from Longimicrobiaceae bacterium includes the following:
- a CDS encoding IS4 family transposase; protein product: MGAEWVETEMATLDLGDPRRHARVKRMIVRFSEKPGASIPRASGSAADTKGAYRALGSEEIVAEEIRLAHARATEERSGEVKRVLVVQDTTALSFNTRPATRGLGPLTKAGTRGLLVHSGLALTPEGLPLGIVHQQVWAREEEERKRHTRRKRLVEEKESFRWLEMVDAVESLLPKDLEVWVAGDREADLFELFAMQRREGLQLVVRAAHDRKVKSEEAQYLLEAVERAAVLGEMDVAVPRSRKRQARTATLRVQACTLKLEPPRNHLGRKDLSPVRVSVVRVRETGTTPQGEEPVEWMIITTVPVNTLARAREIVEAYAQRWKVERYHYVLKSGCRIEELQLESADGIERALAIYTIVAWRLLYMAYVARIAPELPCTAVLEEDEWQALFVVGSRRLKPLPETVPTVREAVRMIAMLGGFLGRKGDGEPGIQSIWTGFRRLMDFTLALQRLRASPALVGNG